A single genomic interval of Mucilaginibacter robiniae harbors:
- a CDS encoding DUF294 nucleotidyltransferase-like domain-containing protein — MNERVEFLKQSAPFNLLPDEVLQEVAERLEEISYKKDKVIYEQEVSKLKGVDIIVKGEYESFFYDSVQNRRLVEHHYPGFCYGGVSVLLNRRQSLRTVIAKKGTVVYFLHRRDFRELCKTYEDLFLYFTAEFGKRMQNEEFVHFFKRPAVFEESYAAADQLYSRKIESVEYRPIVQSDEQTPIYKAARHMAASKVSCLFVTNQQQQIVGYVTDITLRDSVIAELKDASAPVSSVMANPIVTIDAQAYVYEAILMMFSTKTRYLLVRKEGEYVGFLSRNKLLSEQAQSPLVFIQSVKSAVSDEELKRKWESVPQFVNQLLERGVNAQIANQVITTIADTIAQKVIEDVIALVGQPPAKFVFMVLGSEGRKEQTFKTDQDNAIIYEDKANEHREEVRAYFLDFAQRVSDRLNSIGFVYCTGGYMAQNPKWTHSLSHWKRNYLNWMAESLPETVIQFSTFFDCRLIYGEPAIMDELKAFLNEELQKPMEKLFVNMAKNALQYVPPLTFFNTIRTFTKGKREVFDIKKTMTPIVDLVRVYALKHRVFKVNTGERLKALIQLEVFSETAYHELSQSYYFLMSMRLKKQAVQIIQDKSEPDNYIDISHLTKIERVALKEIFKIIDNFQTKIKMEFTGNLLG, encoded by the coding sequence ATGAACGAACGTGTCGAATTTTTAAAGCAATCAGCTCCGTTTAATTTACTGCCTGATGAGGTACTACAGGAAGTAGCCGAACGGTTGGAGGAAATCAGCTATAAAAAAGACAAGGTTATTTATGAGCAGGAGGTTAGCAAGCTAAAAGGAGTAGATATTATTGTAAAAGGGGAGTATGAATCTTTCTTTTACGATAGTGTACAAAACCGAAGATTGGTAGAACATCATTATCCGGGTTTTTGCTACGGTGGGGTATCGGTGTTGTTGAACCGTCGTCAGTCGTTACGAACAGTAATCGCTAAAAAAGGCACTGTAGTTTATTTTCTGCATCGTCGAGATTTTAGGGAGCTATGTAAAACTTACGAGGACTTGTTCCTGTACTTTACAGCCGAGTTTGGCAAACGGATGCAGAACGAAGAGTTTGTACATTTTTTTAAGCGTCCGGCTGTGTTTGAAGAAAGCTATGCAGCAGCCGATCAGCTGTACTCGCGCAAAATTGAAAGCGTGGAATATCGTCCCATCGTACAGAGCGATGAGCAGACGCCGATTTATAAGGCTGCCCGCCACATGGCAGCTAGTAAGGTAAGCTGTTTGTTTGTAACTAATCAGCAACAGCAAATTGTAGGCTATGTAACCGATATTACCTTGCGCGATAGCGTAATTGCCGAACTTAAAGATGCCAGCGCGCCGGTAAGCAGCGTAATGGCAAACCCTATAGTTACCATTGATGCCCAGGCTTATGTGTACGAAGCCATACTGATGATGTTCAGTACCAAAACACGGTATTTGCTGGTACGTAAAGAAGGTGAATACGTAGGTTTTCTAAGCCGTAATAAACTACTGAGCGAGCAGGCACAATCGCCGCTAGTATTTATCCAGTCGGTAAAATCGGCCGTATCTGATGAGGAACTGAAGCGTAAATGGGAATCGGTGCCACAGTTTGTCAATCAACTGCTGGAACGTGGCGTGAATGCGCAAATTGCCAATCAGGTAATTACCACTATTGCCGATACTATCGCTCAAAAAGTAATTGAGGATGTAATAGCTCTGGTAGGGCAGCCGCCTGCCAAGTTTGTATTTATGGTGCTGGGTAGCGAAGGCCGTAAAGAGCAAACCTTTAAAACCGATCAGGATAATGCCATTATTTATGAAGATAAGGCTAATGAACATCGTGAAGAAGTGCGTGCTTATTTTCTGGACTTTGCACAGCGCGTATCTGATCGTTTAAACAGTATTGGCTTTGTGTATTGCACTGGCGGCTACATGGCGCAAAACCCGAAATGGACGCACTCGCTATCGCATTGGAAAAGAAATTACCTGAACTGGATGGCCGAGTCATTGCCTGAAACGGTAATTCAGTTTTCTACCTTTTTTGATTGTCGCTTAATCTATGGCGAGCCGGCCATTATGGATGAGCTAAAAGCTTTTCTGAACGAAGAGCTGCAAAAGCCGATGGAAAAGCTTTTTGTAAACATGGCTAAAAACGCTTTGCAGTACGTACCGCCGCTTACTTTCTTCAACACCATCCGTACGTTTACCAAAGGCAAGCGTGAGGTGTTTGATATTAAGAAAACCATGACGCCGATTGTAGATTTGGTGCGGGTGTATGCCCTGAAGCACCGGGTATTTAAAGTAAACACCGGCGAGCGCCTGAAAGCCCTGATCCAGCTAGAGGTGTTTAGTGAAACCGCTTACCACGAGCTTTCGCAATCTTATTATTTCTTAATGAGTATGCGCCTGAAAAAGCAGGCGGTTCAAATTATACAGGATAAAAGCGAACCCGATAATTACATTGACATCTCGCATCTGACAAAAATTGAACGAGTAGCCTTAAAAGAGATTTTTAAAATCATCGATAACTTCCAGACTAAAATCAAAATGGAGTTTACTGGTAATCTGCTGGGCTAG
- a CDS encoding DEAD/DEAH box helicase yields the protein MLRVDSSKPCQLIYSLARHEYLSWLLEPHIVQLNPNGEFSLTHQRLFSNTAQEFSSCISESDVKLIKLLEDIEQGNIIKKYYKKPLRPYEFFSRIFNEQLYETIRPKIEKRLTEALSQMRDKQIYLMSKEGYPAGRKLHIADEAASVLFHFKRNETEVRYYPTIKYQGMKIEFMFKGAEIVCNQPAWMMLEDTLYYFDREVEGKKLQPFLNKRYIGVPRSAEQSYFEKFVAPLIEKHHVHAEGFTINTEKHEATPVVKPIYVEGGISQLQLYFRYAGYVFPYGDGRQISVKMERNGDDYIFHRIKRSVTWEKNKLQQLEAMGLMPSSSLFQNLEVKPEHEDTDRAFSVFEWLNTHHDELQTAGFVIEQPEGQKRYLFGNTKIDLQVKENNDWFDIYAIVHFGPYKIPFMELRNHILNHKKEFVLPSGEVAVIPDEWFAQYGNLLNFTEGNKELKLRKHHIGLINDLAEGELASITINRKLQKLSNFEELEEVAPPVNFAGSLRPYQQAGYNWFHFLKTYHFGGCLADDMGLGKTIQTLALLQKNKEDAEAIDAKTTSLLIMPTSLIYNWINEAHKFTPQLRIMVHTGAFRYKSPDVFANYDVVITTYGISRIDAELLKAFFFDYVILDESQNIKNPSSKSYQAVRQLKSRFKLILSGTPVENSVNDLWTQMSFINPGLLGNQQFFLNEFVTPIEKKKDEDKARKLQALIKPFVLRRTKEQVATELPPKIENLFYCQMSDEQSAVYEKVKSEYRNELLQSLEDGTFAQTQMQVLQGLIKLRQIANHPSMIDEAYEGDSGKFENVVHTLANVLDGGHKVLIFSQFVKQLAIYRHYFEQQGIAYTYLDGSTQNRGEVVKRFQQDAKTRVFLISIKAGGVGLNLTEADYVFILDPWWNPAVEQQAIDRTHRIGQTKNVFIYKFITKDTVEEKILALQQRKLSVARSLITTEESFIKSLSAEDIREILG from the coding sequence ATGCTACGTGTTGACAGCAGCAAACCATGCCAATTAATTTACTCGCTTGCCCGCCACGAGTACTTGTCGTGGTTGCTTGAGCCTCACATAGTTCAGCTCAACCCCAACGGCGAGTTCTCACTCACCCACCAACGTTTATTTTCCAATACAGCGCAGGAGTTCAGTTCGTGCATCAGCGAGAGCGATGTTAAGCTTATTAAGTTGCTGGAAGATATTGAACAGGGTAACATTATTAAAAAGTACTACAAAAAACCCCTGCGACCTTACGAGTTTTTCAGTCGTATTTTCAATGAGCAGCTGTACGAAACTATTCGCCCCAAAATTGAAAAAAGGCTAACAGAAGCGCTGAGCCAAATGCGTGATAAACAGATTTACCTGATGAGTAAAGAAGGCTATCCTGCCGGCCGGAAGCTGCATATAGCTGACGAGGCAGCTTCGGTATTGTTCCATTTCAAGCGGAACGAAACGGAAGTGCGTTACTACCCTACCATCAAGTACCAAGGCATGAAAATTGAATTCATGTTTAAGGGTGCCGAAATTGTGTGCAACCAGCCAGCCTGGATGATGCTGGAAGATACCTTATATTACTTTGACCGCGAGGTGGAAGGTAAAAAACTGCAACCCTTTTTAAACAAGCGCTACATAGGCGTTCCGCGCAGTGCCGAGCAATCGTACTTTGAAAAGTTTGTAGCGCCGTTGATTGAAAAGCACCACGTACATGCCGAAGGCTTTACCATCAATACCGAAAAACACGAAGCCACACCGGTAGTAAAACCCATTTATGTAGAGGGTGGCATATCGCAATTGCAATTGTATTTTAGATATGCAGGTTACGTATTTCCGTATGGAGATGGCCGGCAAATTTCGGTTAAAATGGAACGCAACGGTGATGATTACATTTTTCATCGCATTAAACGTTCGGTAACCTGGGAGAAAAATAAGTTGCAACAACTGGAAGCGATGGGCCTTATGCCTTCCTCTTCACTGTTCCAGAACCTGGAAGTTAAACCTGAACATGAAGATACCGACCGGGCTTTTTCGGTATTTGAATGGTTGAATACGCACCACGACGAGCTACAAACAGCCGGTTTTGTTATTGAGCAACCTGAAGGGCAAAAACGTTACCTGTTTGGCAATACAAAAATTGACCTGCAGGTAAAGGAAAATAATGATTGGTTTGATATTTACGCCATCGTTCATTTCGGCCCATACAAGATACCGTTCATGGAACTGCGTAACCATATTCTGAACCATAAAAAAGAATTTGTGCTGCCTTCGGGAGAAGTCGCCGTAATTCCGGATGAGTGGTTTGCCCAATATGGCAACCTGCTTAACTTTACCGAGGGCAATAAAGAACTAAAATTACGCAAACACCACATCGGCCTCATTAATGATTTAGCTGAAGGTGAACTGGCCAGCATAACCATTAACCGTAAGCTGCAAAAGCTTAGCAACTTTGAAGAGTTGGAAGAAGTAGCTCCGCCGGTAAATTTTGCCGGTAGCCTTCGCCCTTACCAGCAAGCGGGCTATAATTGGTTCCACTTTTTAAAAACTTACCATTTTGGCGGCTGCCTGGCTGATGATATGGGTTTGGGTAAAACCATACAAACGCTGGCTTTACTACAAAAAAACAAGGAAGATGCCGAGGCCATTGATGCTAAAACTACTTCCCTGCTTATTATGCCTACTTCGTTAATTTATAACTGGATTAACGAAGCCCACAAGTTTACCCCACAGTTGCGCATTATGGTGCATACCGGCGCATTCCGGTATAAATCGCCGGATGTGTTTGCGAATTATGATGTGGTGATTACCACTTACGGCATCAGCCGTATTGATGCAGAACTGCTGAAAGCTTTCTTCTTCGACTACGTAATTTTGGATGAAAGTCAGAATATCAAAAATCCATCGTCCAAATCATACCAAGCCGTAAGGCAGCTCAAATCCAGGTTTAAGCTGATTTTGAGCGGCACGCCGGTTGAAAACTCGGTGAACGATTTATGGACGCAGATGTCGTTTATCAATCCGGGCTTACTGGGCAATCAGCAGTTTTTTTTGAATGAATTTGTTACCCCTATCGAAAAAAAGAAAGATGAAGATAAGGCTCGCAAACTGCAAGCGTTGATTAAGCCCTTCGTGCTGCGCCGTACTAAAGAACAGGTAGCTACCGAGCTGCCACCCAAAATTGAAAACCTATTTTACTGCCAAATGAGCGACGAGCAATCGGCTGTTTATGAGAAAGTAAAATCAGAGTACCGTAATGAATTGCTGCAAAGCTTGGAAGATGGCACCTTTGCCCAAACCCAAATGCAGGTATTGCAAGGGTTGATTAAACTGCGCCAGATTGCCAACCACCCCTCCATGATTGACGAGGCTTATGAAGGTGATTCGGGCAAGTTTGAAAACGTGGTGCATACCCTCGCCAACGTGCTGGATGGCGGTCACAAGGTGCTGATCTTTTCGCAGTTTGTAAAGCAATTGGCTATTTACCGGCATTACTTTGAGCAGCAAGGCATTGCTTACACTTATTTGGATGGCAGCACGCAAAACCGCGGCGAGGTGGTAAAACGCTTTCAGCAGGATGCTAAAACACGAGTATTCCTGATTTCGATTAAAGCTGGTGGCGTGGGCCTGAACCTAACCGAGGCCGATTATGTATTTATTTTAGACCCGTGGTGGAACCCGGCGGTGGAACAACAGGCCATTGACCGTACCCACCGTATTGGCCAAACCAAAAACGTGTTTATTTACAAATTTATCACTAAAGATACGGTAGAAGAAAAAATTCTGGCGCTGCAACAACGTAAGCTCAGCGTAGCCCGATCACTCATCACGACTGAAGAAAGTTTTATTAAATCACTTTCGGCAGAAGATATCAGGGAAATATTGGGATAA
- a CDS encoding cysteine-rich CWC family protein, whose amino-acid sequence MSIVFQKHEIIQCERCRAPFECKANSYTKCQCSEVQLSINEVQYVSELYDGCLCVNCLRELQQEYQESGY is encoded by the coding sequence ATGTCTATCGTTTTTCAAAAGCACGAAATTATTCAATGCGAACGCTGCCGTGCGCCTTTTGAATGTAAAGCTAATTCGTACACCAAATGCCAGTGCAGTGAGGTGCAGCTTAGCATTAACGAGGTACAGTACGTAAGCGAACTATACGATGGATGCCTATGCGTAAACTGTTTGCGCGAATTACAGCAAGAATACCAGGAATCTGGGTACTAG
- a CDS encoding ribonucleoside-diphosphate reductase small subunit has translation MSQENEVLLRENKDRFVILPINYPVIWDMYKKHEASFWTAEEIDLSDDLKHWESLNDGERHFISHVLAFFAASDGIVNENLAVNFMSEVQVPEARCFYGFQIMMENIHSETYALLIDTYVKDPVEKDRLFHAIETVPCVQKKAEWALRWINNGTFAQRLVAFAAVEGIFFSGSFCSIFWLKKRGLMPGLTFSNELISRDEGMHCEFACLLYSMLQNKLSKEEATMIITDAVEIEKEFITDALPVNLIGMNAKLMSQYIEFVADRWLQELGYDKVYNATNPFDFMEMISLQGKTNFFEKRVGDYQKSGVMNAQPASQAFSLDEDF, from the coding sequence ATGAGTCAGGAAAACGAAGTATTACTAAGAGAGAACAAGGACCGGTTTGTGATCCTTCCAATCAATTATCCGGTTATTTGGGACATGTACAAAAAACATGAAGCCAGCTTCTGGACGGCCGAGGAGATCGACTTGTCGGATGACCTGAAACACTGGGAGAGCCTGAACGATGGCGAACGCCATTTCATCTCGCACGTGTTGGCTTTTTTTGCCGCTAGCGATGGTATTGTAAACGAAAACCTGGCTGTTAACTTCATGAGTGAAGTGCAGGTGCCAGAAGCCCGTTGCTTTTATGGTTTCCAGATTATGATGGAAAACATTCACTCCGAAACTTACGCGCTGCTGATTGATACTTATGTGAAAGATCCGGTGGAAAAAGATCGTCTTTTCCATGCCATTGAAACCGTTCCATGTGTTCAGAAAAAAGCCGAATGGGCCCTGCGCTGGATCAACAATGGTACTTTTGCTCAGCGCCTGGTAGCTTTTGCTGCGGTTGAAGGTATCTTCTTCTCCGGTAGTTTCTGCTCTATATTCTGGCTTAAAAAACGTGGTTTAATGCCAGGCTTAACCTTCAGCAACGAGCTGATTTCACGTGATGAAGGTATGCACTGTGAGTTTGCCTGTTTGCTGTACAGCATGTTGCAAAACAAGTTAAGTAAAGAGGAAGCTACCATGATTATTACCGACGCGGTAGAAATCGAGAAAGAATTTATCACCGATGCGCTTCCGGTAAACTTGATTGGCATGAACGCCAAACTGATGAGCCAGTACATCGAGTTTGTAGCCGACCGCTGGTTACAAGAACTAGGTTATGATAAGGTATACAACGCTACTAATCCGTTCGACTTTATGGAGATGATTTCTCTGCAAGGTAAAACCAACTTCTTTGAAAAACGCGTTGGTGATTACCAAAAAAGCGGCGTCATGAACGCACAACCTGCTAGCCAAGCTTTTTCACTAGACGAGGATTTTTAA
- a CDS encoding 3'-5' exonuclease, protein MNDYVLFVDTEASGLPVNWTLPYSTEGNWPSAVQISWLVYTKDGQEIKRENHYIRNTDFFITPKAIEIHGINSGFLAVKGEDRKHVLELLTQDLKQYEPLVVGHFVQFDYHVLSADFYRASLPNPLTNLPVFCTMLATTQLAWTPMPKSLLLGDLYAFLFYKPLENQHDALCDAKATADCFFELLKRTEITEKMIAQQDAHPSIRKLRVLSGNLLTLVMPVFILLLIMILAHTL, encoded by the coding sequence GTGAACGATTATGTGTTATTTGTGGATACCGAGGCCTCCGGCTTGCCGGTAAACTGGACTTTGCCTTATTCTACTGAGGGCAACTGGCCTTCGGCTGTACAAATCAGTTGGCTGGTGTACACCAAAGATGGGCAGGAAATTAAACGCGAGAACCATTACATCCGCAATACCGATTTTTTTATAACGCCTAAAGCAATCGAGATTCATGGTATCAACTCCGGTTTTCTGGCGGTTAAAGGGGAAGACCGCAAGCATGTGTTAGAACTGCTTACGCAAGATTTAAAACAGTATGAACCTTTAGTAGTAGGCCATTTTGTACAGTTTGATTACCATGTACTGAGCGCCGATTTTTACCGCGCTAGCTTGCCGAACCCGTTAACTAATCTGCCGGTATTTTGTACCATGTTGGCTACTACCCAACTGGCCTGGACACCGATGCCTAAAAGTTTGTTGCTGGGCGATTTGTATGCTTTCCTGTTTTATAAGCCATTGGAAAATCAGCATGATGCTTTATGTGATGCCAAAGCTACTGCCGATTGCTTTTTTGAACTGCTGAAGCGTACCGAGATTACCGAAAAAATGATTGCCCAGCAGGATGCGCATCCGAGTATCAGGAAATTGCGGGTCTTATCGGGTAACTTGCTTACTTTGGTGATGCCGGTATTTATACTGCTGCTTATAATGATATTAGCCCATACTTTATGA
- a CDS encoding ribonucleoside-diphosphate reductase subunit alpha: MFVIKRDGRTESVKFDKITARIEKLCYGLNPNLVDPVDVAKKVIEGLYDGVTTSELDNLAAETAASLTTKHPDYALLASRIAVSNLHKNTIKSFSETMRKLYNYKDPKTGRNAALLADDVWDVIEANADILDSNIIYDRDFGFDYFGFKTLEKSYLLKLDGRIAERPQHLFMRVSVGIHKQDIDSVIKTYNLMSERWFTHATPTLFNAGTPKPQMSSCFLLTMKDDSIEGIYDTLKQTAQISQSAGGIGLSIHNVRATGSYISGTNGTSNGIIPMLRVFNDTARYVDQGGGKRKGAFAIYLEPWHADVFEFLDLRKNHGKEEMRARDLFYAMWICDLFMKRVEANEDWSLFCPHEAPGLADCFGAEFEALYTQYENEGRARRKVKAQELWFAILDAQVETGTPYLLYKDAANSKSNQQNLGTIKSSNLCTEIMEYTSADEVAVCNLASLALPRFVKDGAFDHNKLYEVTYQATLNLNKIIDNNYYPVKEAEYSNLRHRPIGLGVQGLADTFICLRMPFESPEAKQLNKEIFETIYFAAMTASKDLAIQDGAYATFKGSPLSQGKFQFDLWGVTPESGRWDWENLRLDVMNHGVRNSLLVAPMPTASTSQILGNNECFEPYTSNIYTRRVLSGEFIIVNKHLLRDLVDLGLWNSRMKDQIISANGSIQDIAEIPQNIKELYKTVWEIKMRNIIDMAADRGAYICQSQSLNLFINAPNASKLTSMHFYAWKKGLKTGMYYLRTQAASQAVKFTIENQGGKNMDPVIPAQVAQMSDDVPAGPTCSMEEGCVTCSA; this comes from the coding sequence ATGTTTGTAATAAAGAGAGACGGAAGAACGGAGTCGGTAAAGTTTGATAAAATTACCGCGCGGATCGAAAAGTTATGTTATGGTCTGAACCCGAATCTGGTAGATCCGGTGGATGTTGCCAAAAAAGTAATTGAAGGCTTATACGATGGGGTAACCACTTCCGAGCTGGATAACCTGGCTGCTGAAACTGCAGCTTCATTAACCACTAAACACCCTGATTATGCTTTGCTGGCATCACGCATTGCTGTATCAAACCTGCATAAAAATACCATCAAGTCGTTTTCTGAAACGATGCGTAAGCTGTACAATTACAAAGATCCTAAAACCGGCCGCAACGCAGCTTTGCTGGCTGATGATGTTTGGGATGTAATTGAGGCAAACGCTGATATACTGGACAGTAACATTATTTACGACCGCGATTTTGGCTTTGATTATTTCGGCTTTAAAACCCTTGAAAAATCATACTTGCTGAAATTGGATGGCCGCATTGCCGAGCGCCCACAGCATTTATTTATGCGTGTATCGGTAGGTATTCATAAACAGGATATTGACAGCGTAATTAAAACTTACAACTTAATGAGTGAGCGCTGGTTTACCCACGCTACCCCAACCTTATTTAACGCTGGCACACCTAAGCCGCAAATGTCGTCATGCTTTTTATTAACCATGAAAGATGACAGCATTGAAGGTATTTATGATACGCTGAAACAAACCGCACAAATTTCACAAAGTGCTGGCGGTATCGGTTTAAGCATCCATAATGTGCGTGCTACCGGTTCATACATCAGCGGTACCAACGGTACCAGCAACGGTATTATCCCGATGCTACGTGTGTTTAACGATACTGCCCGTTACGTTGACCAAGGTGGTGGTAAACGTAAAGGTGCGTTCGCTATCTATCTGGAGCCTTGGCATGCCGACGTGTTTGAGTTTTTAGATCTGCGTAAAAATCACGGTAAAGAAGAAATGCGTGCCCGCGATTTGTTCTATGCCATGTGGATTTGTGATTTATTCATGAAACGCGTAGAAGCTAACGAAGACTGGAGCTTATTCTGCCCTCATGAAGCACCAGGCTTAGCTGATTGTTTCGGTGCTGAGTTTGAAGCTTTATATACGCAGTACGAAAATGAAGGTCGCGCCCGTCGTAAAGTAAAAGCACAAGAACTTTGGTTTGCTATACTGGATGCTCAGGTAGAAACCGGTACGCCATACCTGCTGTATAAAGATGCTGCTAACAGCAAATCAAACCAGCAAAACCTGGGTACTATCAAAAGCTCTAACCTGTGTACCGAAATTATGGAGTACACCTCTGCTGATGAAGTAGCGGTTTGTAACCTGGCTTCACTGGCATTGCCACGCTTTGTTAAAGACGGTGCTTTCGATCACAATAAATTATATGAAGTAACTTATCAGGCTACGTTGAACCTGAATAAGATTATCGACAACAATTATTACCCGGTTAAAGAGGCCGAGTATTCTAACCTGCGCCACCGGCCAATTGGTTTAGGGGTACAAGGGTTAGCCGATACTTTCATCTGCCTGCGTATGCCGTTTGAAAGCCCGGAAGCTAAACAGCTGAACAAAGAGATATTTGAAACTATCTACTTTGCTGCCATGACTGCTTCAAAAGACCTGGCTATTCAGGATGGCGCTTATGCAACCTTTAAAGGGTCACCGCTATCACAAGGTAAATTCCAGTTCGACCTTTGGGGTGTAACACCAGAAAGCGGCCGTTGGGATTGGGAAAACCTGCGTCTGGATGTAATGAACCATGGTGTACGTAACTCCCTGCTGGTAGCACCTATGCCTACTGCATCTACCTCACAAATTCTAGGTAACAACGAGTGTTTCGAGCCTTACACCTCTAACATTTATACCCGCCGTGTATTGAGTGGTGAGTTCATCATTGTGAACAAACACCTGTTGCGTGATTTAGTAGATTTAGGTTTGTGGAACAGCCGCATGAAAGATCAGATCATCAGCGCTAATGGTTCTATACAGGATATTGCTGAAATTCCGCAGAATATTAAAGAACTGTACAAAACGGTTTGGGAAATTAAGATGCGTAACATCATTGATATGGCTGCCGACCGTGGTGCTTATATCTGCCAGTCACAATCTTTAAACTTGTTCATCAATGCACCGAATGCATCAAAACTGACTTCGATGCACTTCTATGCCTGGAAAAAAGGTTTGAAAACCGGTATGTATTACCTGCGTACCCAAGCTGCATCACAAGCAGTTAAGTTTACAATCGAAAACCAAGGTGGCAAAAACATGGATCCGGTTATTCCGGCCCAGGTTGCCCAAATGAGCGACGATGTTCCAGCTGGCCCAACCTGTTCTATGGAAGAAGGTTGCGTGACCTGCTCTGCATAA